One genomic window of Nicotiana sylvestris chromosome 10, ASM39365v2, whole genome shotgun sequence includes the following:
- the LOC138880079 gene encoding uncharacterized protein, translating into MVVVVGGGGGDGIGSGSGCGGCCSGAGGINSGNSDSSGSGCSCSCGGSSSGSGGSDSGGSSSSSSVSSGNDSRSSNSSVSSSTSSSSGSDKGGGGSSSSSNGSDSDSSSGNSGGGGGSGSDSRGGGGSGSDYGSGSRSSSSSSGSGGSSSSSSSNVSGSGSGSDSGSSIGSNSDSGSGSGSGSGNGSGSVSCSDSGSSGGSSGGSSSGSDNSSSSGSGCSCSCGGSSSSSGDSDSDSSSSSVSSGNDSRSSNSRRSNSSGSSSTSSSSGGGGGSSGNGGGSGSDNDSSVSSSSSDSSSSNSSGSSSTMLVVVIVIVIVVVVVVVVVVVVVVVVAVVIIAVVVVVVVVVGVVMVVVVGGGGGGGGTGSNRGSGGCGSGGGGIGSGNSDSSGSGCSCSGGNDSGGSSSSSSVSSGNDCRSSNSSGSSSTSSRSGGGGGSSGNGGGGDGSGSCNDSSVSGGGSGSSSSNRSGSGSTSCCSSSGSDSDSSSGSSSGSDSGGGSSSSCSNGSDSGSGSGGGGGGSGSDSRGGGGSGSD; encoded by the exons ATGGTGGTAGtagttggtggtggtggtggtgatgGTATTGGTAGTGGTAGTGGTTGTGGTGGTTGTTGTAGTGGAGCTGGTGGTATTAATAGTGGTAATAGTGATAGTAGTGGTAGTGGTTGTAGTTGTAGTtgtggtggtagtagtagtggtagtggtggtagtgatagtggtggtagtagtagtagtagtagtgttAGTAGTGGTAATGATAGTAGAAGTAGTAATAGTAGTGTTAGTAGTAGtactagtagtagtagtggtagtgataaaggtggtggtggtagtagtagtagtagtaatggTAGTGATAGTGATAGTAGTAGTGGTAatagtggtggtggtggtggtagtggtagcGATAGTAGGggtggtggtggtagtggtagtgatTA tggtagtggtagtcgtagtagtagtagtagtagtggtagtggtggtagtagtagtagtagtagtagtaatgttagtggtagtggtagtggtagtgataGTGGTAGTAGTATTGGTAGTAATAGTgatagtggtagtggtagtggtagtggtagtggtaatGGCAGTGGTAGTGTTAGTTGTAGTgatagtggtagtagtggtggtagtagtggtggtagtagtagcGGTAGTGATAATAgcagtagtagtggtagtggttGTAGTTGTAGTtgtggtggtagtagtagtagtagtggtgatAGCGATAgtgatagtagtagtagtagtgttAGTAGTGGTAATGATAGTAGAAGTAGTAATAGTAGAAGAAGTaatagtagtggtagtagtagtactagtagtagtagtggtggtggtggtggtagtagtggtaatggtggtggtagtggtagtgatAATGATAGTAGtgttagtagtagtagtagtgatagtagtagtagtaatagtagtggtagtagtagtacta TGTTAGTGGTAGTGATAGTGATAGTgatagtggtagtagtagtggtagtagtggtggtagtagtggtggtagtagtagcGGTTGTGATAatagcagtagtagtagtggtagtggtagtggtagggGTAGTAATGGTGGTAGtagttggtggtggtggtggtggtggtggtactGGTAGTAATCGTGGTAGTGGTGGTTGTGGTAGTGGAGGTGGTGGTATTGGTAGTGGTAATAGTGATAGTAGTGGTAGTGGTTGTAGTTGTAGTGGTGGTAATGatagtggtggtagtagtagtagtagtagtgttAGTAGTGGTAATGATTGTAGAAGTAGTaatagtagtggtagtagtagtactaGTAGTAgaagtggtggtggtggtggtagtagtggtaaTGGTGGTGGTGGTGATGGTAGTGGTAGTTGTAATGATAGTAGTGTTagtggtggtggtagtggtagtagtagtagtaataggAGTGGTAGTGGTAGTACTAGTTGttgtagtagtagtggtagtgatagtgatagtagtagtggtagtagtagtggtagtgatagtggtggtggtagtagtagtagttgtaGTAATGGTAGTgatagtggtagtggtagtggtggtggtggtggtggtagtggtagcGATAGTAGGggtggtggtggtagtggtagtgatTAA
- the LOC138880078 gene encoding uncharacterized protein has product MRKNASASRLRMNLCGSGSGSSGGSSDGSSGGSRGGGGSGGGSGSSDGGGSNGSGSGSGSGSGGGSGSDGGDSGSSDSGSGRSSSGSSSSSDSGSDSGSGSGGSSSGNGSGSGSSDSDSSSSGSSSGSGSSSSSGGGGGGGGGGDDGGSGGGGISSGSRGGDGSGSSSSGSDSIGSSDSGSGSSSNSSGSGSGSGSSSGGSGSGSDSGSGSGGGSGDGSSGGGSSSGSDSSSSSSSSCVIVVVVECNSSDSGDSGSGSSDSSSSNSIGSSSTRSSSGSDSDSASGSSSGSDSDSGSGSSSGSDSGGGSSSSSSNGSDSGSGSGGGGGSGSGSRGGGGSGSDSSGSSDSGSDSSDRGSGSDSSGSGSGSRSSSCSSDSGSSSSSSSSSSVSGCGSGSDSGSSSGSGSDSGSGSGSGNGNGSVSGSVSGSVSGSDSGSSGGSSGGSSSGSDNSNSCSSGSGSGRGSNGGSSWWWWWYW; this is encoded by the exons ATGCGAAAAAATGCCAGTGCTTCGCGATTGCGGATGAACCTTTgcggtagtggtagtggtagtagtggtggtagtagtgatggtagtagtggtggtagtcgtggtggtggtggtagtggtggtggtagtggtagtagtgatGGTGGTGGTAGTaatggtagtggtagtggtagtggtagtggtagtggtggtggtagtggtagtgatGGTGGTGATAGTGGTAGTAGTGATAGTGGTAGTGGtcgtagtagtagtggtagtagtagtagtagtgataGTGGTAGTgatagtggtagtggtagtggtggtagcaGTAGCGGTAacggtagtggtagtggtagtagcgATAGtgatagtagtagtagtggtagtagtagtggtagtggtagtagtagtagtagtggtggaggtggtggtggtggtggtggtggtgatgatggtggtagtggtggtggtggtaTTAGTAGCGGTAGTAGGGGTGGTGATGGTAGTGGTAGCAGTAGTAGTGGTAGTGATAGTATTGGTAGTAGTgatagtggtagtggtagtagtagtaatagtagtggtagtggtagtggtagtggtagtagtagtggtggtagtggtagcgGTAGTGATAGTGGTAGTGGTAGCGGTGGTGGTAGTGGTGATGGTAGTAGtggtggtggtagtagtagtggtagtgatagtagtagtagtagtagtagtagttgtg TGATAGTGGTGGTGGTGgagtg TAATAGTAGTGATAGTGGTgatagtggtagtggtagtagtgatagtagtagtagtaatagtaTTGGTAGTAGTAGTACTAGAAGTAGTAGTGGTAGTGATAGTGATAGTgctagtggtagtagtagtggtagtgatagtgatagtggtagtggtagtagtagtggtagtgatagtggtggtggtagtagtagtagtagtagtaatggTAGTgatagtggtagtggtagtggtggtggtggtggtagtggtagcGGTAGTAGGggtggtggtggtagtggtagtgatagtagtggtagtagtgatAGCGGTAGTGATAGTAGTGATAGGGGTAGTGGTAGTgatagtagtggtagtggtagtggtagtcgTAGTAGTAGTTGTAGTAGTgatagtggtagtagtagtagtagtagtagtagtagtagtgttAGTGGTTGTGGTAGTGGTAGTgatagtggtagtagtagtggtagtggtagtgatagtggtagtggtagtggtagtggcaATGGCAATGGTAGTGTCAGTGGTAGTGTCAGTGGTAGTGTCAGTGGTAGTgatagtggtagtagtggtggtagtagtggtggtagtagtagcGGTAGTGATAATAGCAACAGTtgtagtagtggtagtggtagtggtagggGTAGTAATGGTGGTAGtagttggtggtggtggtggtactGGTAG